The following are encoded together in the Peromyscus maniculatus bairdii isolate BWxNUB_F1_BW_parent chromosome 22, HU_Pman_BW_mat_3.1, whole genome shotgun sequence genome:
- the LOC143270281 gene encoding uncharacterized protein LOC143270281 encodes MGSARRRVRRRMVPSACSSRRRRVPGAPPGGQGRRGTSRRAPRSKRNAAPGIPMLGGGILPRPLRREATAGARGAGDSRRDREGARGSSVGRPLQPESRGDRRAAAARRGCLCPRLPRGKLTGAAGKVESEAVPGTPGGARGGGSAEGGRARQTD; translated from the coding sequence ATGGGCAGCGCCAGGCGGCGAGTCAGGCGCCGCATGGTCCCCTCTGCCTGCTCCTCTCGGCGGCGACGCGTCCCTGGGGCACCCCCCGGCGGTCAGGGGCGGCGGGGCACGAGTCGCCGAGCGCCTCGCTCTAAGAGAAACGCTGCTCCCGGGATCCCGATGTTGGGTGGTGGGATCCTGCCCCGCCCGCTTCGGAGAGAAGCCACAGCCGGGGCGAGGGGCGCCGGAGACTCGAGACGCGACCGGGAAGGGGCGAGGGGCAGCTCAGTCGGGCGCCCGCTCCAGCCGGAGAGCCGCGGTGACCGCCGAGCTGCTGCTGCTCGCCGCGGCTGCCTTTGCCCGCGGCTGCCGCGAGGGAAACTGACTGGAGCAGCCGGGAAGGTGGAATCTGAGGCTGTGCCCGGCACCCCCGGAGGAGCACGAGGAGGAGGGAGCGCGGAGGGAGGGCGGGCCCGACAGACAGACTGA